The following proteins are co-located in the Dromiciops gliroides isolate mDroGli1 chromosome 2, mDroGli1.pri, whole genome shotgun sequence genome:
- the LOC122743257 gene encoding olfactory receptor 10G2, with translation MEKVKNSSLETTVTDFILLGLSHPPTLRTFLFLVFFVIYTLTQLGNIFILLMVWADPQLNARPMYVLLGVLSFLDMWLSSVIVPLIIMSFTPASKAIPFGGCVAQLYFFHFLGSTQCFLYTLMAYDRYLAICRPLHYPVLMNGRLCTKLVAGAWVAGSIHGAIQATLTFRLPYCGPNQIDYFICDIPAVLRLACADTTINELVTFVDIGVVAASCFLLILLSYANIVYAILQIRTADGRRKAFSTCGSHLTVVTVYYVPCIFIYLRAGSKSSLDGAVAVFYTVVTPLLNPLIYTLRNKEVKAALKRLTGGQGATNENK, from the coding sequence ATGGAAAAAGTCAAAAACAGTTCATTAGAGACCACAGTGACAGACTTCATTCTTTTGGGATTATCTCACCCACCAACACTGAGAACATTCCTCTTCCTGGTCTTCTTTGTTATCTACACTTTGACACAGCTTGGAAATATATTCATCCTGCTCATGGTCTGGGCTGACCCACAGCTAAATGCACGTCCCATGTATGTCCTTCTGGGTGTCCTCTCCTTCCTAGATATGTGGCTCTCCTCAGTTATTGTTCCACTGATTATCATGAGCTTCACTCCTGCCAGTAAGGCTATCCCATTTGGAGGGTGTGTGGCTcaactctatttttttcatttcctaggAAGTACTCAGTGCTTCCTCTATACCTTGATGGCATATGACAGATACTTGGCAATATGCCGACCTCTGCACTACCCCGTGCTAATGAATGGACGTCTATGCACAAAGCTTGTGGCTGGAGCATGGGTGGCTggctctatccatggtgctatCCAAGCTACCCTGACTTTCAGGTTGCCTTATTGTGGCCCCAATCAGATAGATTACTTCATCTGTGACATCCCTGCAGTACTGAGGCTGGCCTGTGCTGACACCACTATCAATGAGCTGGTGACCTTTGTAGACATTGGAGTTGTGGCTGCCAGCTGCTTCCTGCTGATCCTGCTCTCCTATGCAAATATTGTTTATGCCATCCTACAGATCCGTACAGCAGATGGGAGGAGAAAAGCCTTTTCCACCTGTGGCTCACACCTGACTGTGGTGACTGTATATTATGTCCCTTGCATTTTCATCTACCTCCGAGCTGGTTCCAAGAGTTCcctggatggtgcagtggctgTGTTCTACACAGTTGTCACCCCATTGTTGAACCCCCTGATCTACACTCTTAGAAACAAAGAAGTAAAAGCAGCCCTAAAAAGATTAACAGGAGGCCAAGGAGCTACCAATGAAAATAAGtaa